Proteins from a genomic interval of Lolium perenne isolate Kyuss_39 chromosome 1, Kyuss_2.0, whole genome shotgun sequence:
- the LOC139836061 gene encoding uncharacterized protein isoform X2, with amino-acid sequence MTDSNKDNSGDSSMDRIYEIFNKLLEQQQQVKVFPVKYALESNPVRLSGPGNYVSWRRHAQLILSSHGYEYLLADNEENLKSSDTSARQINDRILVWLLGSMEPIVRQQVEIITTVFEVWAALENQFAGKSNKMQATRIMEELAHLKQGTQSVTEYAGEVKRLYRDLHYYHPFQPVDKNDLAIHHKWFESLVAKLFLDGLNQEFDLRRQLLFAQPMWPSLDDIISSVLEEETRLGHCKEDDLKGGDDNAALSMRPRYVARPFGKSDNSKLYCDHCRRKGHTEDACFELYGFPSWWNKGRQWSGGVQAASKRQANHVTSVQDSLVADSRDIEDFNSKGRLFEGASYSKGPYKAESTLLDTSSQGKEYHHARTTTSQSKPWIIDTGATNHMTGASDLFTTYTPCSGKDKVRVADGSMAPIVGRGSVRCTKTLSLSPVLHVPKFPVNLLSVSSLNKSRHCRSWFDPTCCAFQDLGTGRVLGTGTEHDGLYYLDNESDEVALTSCLSLGGSLIHNNAQSQGEEKEDDSDSCQGDTGDATRTLSHPLQGVESPMHEDPGFDANSPSSVSPTSTTGQGDNQPTNHTPEDVPQNNLPIALRKPTRTRNTPGHLKDFVGYKHDIAKFVSYKYCSPSFRSFIASLDSVSIPSRWEIAIEDPKWKDAMLDEMKALEKNKTWELVNLPPGKHPVGCKWVFTVKHTPEGKVDRYKARLVAKGYTQTYGIDYEETFAPVAKMNSVRTLISCAVNLDWDIYQMDVKNAFLHGDLQEEVYMHIPPGFESSQTNGKVLRLRRSLYGLKQSPRAWFDRFRQAMLKRGYHQSNADHTLFYQHVNDKVSILIVYVDDIVITGDDSQEITNLKKYLAQEFDVKDLGYLRFTRRPEINFWLLHLCWRESCLMA; translated from the exons ATGACAGATTCAAACAAAGACAACTCAGGTGATTCGAGTATGGACAGAATATATGAAATCTTCAATAAATTAttggagcagcagcaacaagtcAAGGTATTTCCTGTAAAGTATGCACTTGAGTCCAATCCTGTAAGATTATCTGGTCCTGGCAATTATGTTAGTTGGAGGCGTCATGCTCAATTAATTCTGAGCTCTCATGGTTATGAATACTTGCTTGCTGACAATGAAGAGAATCTGAAGAGCAGCGATACTTCTGCTAGACAGATTAATGATAGAATTTTGGTGTGGTTATTGGGAAGTATGGAACCCATTGTGCGCCAGCAGGTTGAAATCATAACAACTGTATTCGAGGTATGGGCTGCATTAGAGAACCAGTTTGCTGGCAAATCAAACAAGATGCAGGCCACTCGCATTATGGAGGAACTCGCTCACCTAAAGCAAGGTACACAATCTGTAACTGAGTATGCTGGTGAGGTGAAACGTTTATATAGAGATCTACATTATTATCACCCTTTCCAGCCTGTTGATAAGAATGATTTAGCCATCCATCATAAATGGTTTGAGTCTCTTGTGGCCAAGCTCTTTCTTGATGGACTAAACCAGGAATTTGATCTTCGACGTCAACTTCTTTTCGCTCAACCAATGTGGCCCAGCCTTGATGATATCATCTCTAGTGTCCTTGAGGAAGAGACACGGTTGGGTCATTGTAAGGAAGATGACCTAAAAGGTGGGGATGATAATGCAGCTCTATCTATGCGACCTCGTTATGTTGCAAGGCCCTTTGGGAAATCCGACAACAGTAAACTCTATTGTGATCATTGCAGAAGGAAAGGGCATACAGAGGATGCATGTTTTGAACTGTATGGTTTTCCATCTTGGTGGAATAAAGGGAGACAGTGGTCAGGGGGAGTTCAGGCAGCAAGTAAACGGCAAGCAAACCATGTCACATCTGTGCAGGACTCACTAGTGGCAGATTCAAGAGATATCGAAGATTTCAATTCCAAGGGCCGTCTCTTTGAAGGTGCTTCCTACTCCAAGGGTCCCTATAAGGCTGAATCCACTCTCTTGGACACTTCCTCTCAAGGTAAAGAATATCATCATGCACGTACTACCACATCACAATCAAAGCCCTGGATTATTGACACAGGAGCTACAAATCATATGACAGGAGCTTCTGACTTGTTTACTACATATACTCCTTGTTCAGGTAAGGACAAGGTACGTGTAGCTGATGGATCTATGGCACCTATAGTAGGACGTGGATCCGTTAGATGCACCAAGACGTTGTCCTTATCTCCTGTACTACACGTCCCTAAATTTCCAGTCAACCTATTATCTGTTAGCTCTCTTAATAAATCTCGTCATTGTAGAAGTTGGTTTGATCCTACTTGTTGTGCTTTTCAAGATTTAGGAACTGGGAGAGTTTTGGGGACTGGGACCGAGCACGATGGCCTCTATTACCTTGATAATGAAAGTGATGAAGTTGCCCTCACATCTTGTTTGTCTCTTG GTGGCTCTTTAATTCATAACAATGCTCAAAGTCAGGGGGAGGAGAAAGAAGATGATAGTGACTCCTGCCAGGGAGATACAGGAGATGCGACAAGGACTTTATCACATCCATTGCAAGGTGTAGAGTCTCCCATGCATGAGGACCCAGGTTTTGATGCCAACTCTCCTAGTTCTGTATCTCCTACTAGCACTACAGGACAGGGCGATAACCAACCAACTAATCATACCCCTGAAGATGTCCCTCAAAATAATTTGCCTATTGCCTTGAGAAAGCCAACTAGAACCCGAAATACTCCAGGACACCTCAAAGACTTTGTTGGGTATAAGCATGATATAGCTAAGTTTGTCTCCTACAAGTATTGTAGTCCATCCTTCCGAAGCTTCATTGCCTCTTTAGACTCGGTTTCCATACCATCACGCTGGGAAATAGCCATAGAGGACCCAAAATGGAAGGATGCCATGCTTGATGAGATGAAAGCTTTGGAAAAGAATAAAACCTGGGAGCTCGTGAATCTACCTCCAGGTAAGCatcctgtaggatgtaaatgggtttTCACCGTTAAACATACTCCAGAGGGAAAGGTGGATAGATATAAAGCGCGTCTAGTAGCCAAGGGTTACACACAAACCTATGGGATTGACTACGAAGAAACCTTTGCACCTGTGGCAAAGATGAATTCAGTCAGGACTCTTATATCATGTGCTGTTAATCTTGATTGGGATATTTACCAAATGGATGTAAAAAATGCCTTCCTTCATGGAGACCTCCAAGAGGAAGTATACATGCATATTCCTCCCGGTTTTGAATCAAGTCAAACTAATGGAAAGGTGTTGCGTCTACGTCGGTCATTATATGGCTTGAAACAATCACCACGGGCTTGGTTCGATCGATTCAGGCAAGCAATGTTGAAGAGGGGCTATCATCAAAGCAATGCCGACCATACACTATTCTACCAACATGTGAATGACAAGGTATCAATACTGATAGTGTATGTTGATGACATTGTGATTACAGGTGATGACTCGCAGGAGATCACAAATCTGAAGAAATACCTTGCACAAGAGTTTGACGTGAAAGACTTGGGCTACTTAAG GTTCACTCGAAGACCGGAGATCAACTTCTGGCTATTGCACTTATGTTGGAGGGAATCTTGTCTCATGGCGTAG
- the LOC139836061 gene encoding uncharacterized protein isoform X1 has product MTDSNKDNSGDSSMDRIYEIFNKLLEQQQQVKVFPVKYALESNPVRLSGPGNYVSWRRHAQLILSSHGYEYLLADNEENLKSSDTSARQINDRILVWLLGSMEPIVRQQVEIITTVFEVWAALENQFAGKSNKMQATRIMEELAHLKQGTQSVTEYAGEVKRLYRDLHYYHPFQPVDKNDLAIHHKWFESLVAKLFLDGLNQEFDLRRQLLFAQPMWPSLDDIISSVLEEETRLGHCKEDDLKGGDDNAALSMRPRYVARPFGKSDNSKLYCDHCRRKGHTEDACFELYGFPSWWNKGRQWSGGVQAASKRQANHVTSVQDSLVADSRDIEDFNSKGRLFEGASYSKGPYKAESTLLDTSSQGKEYHHARTTTSQSKPWIIDTGATNHMTGASDLFTTYTPCSGKDKVRVADGSMAPIVGRGSVRCTKTLSLSPVLHVPKFPVNLLSVSSLNKSRHCRSWFDPTCCAFQDLGTGRVLGTGTEHDGLYYLDNESDEVALTSCLSLGGSLIHNNAQSQGEEKEDDSDSCQGDTGDATRTLSHPLQGVESPMHEDPGFDANSPSSVSPTSTTGQGDNQPTNHTPEDVPQNNLPIALRKPTRTRNTPGHLKDFVGYKHDIAKFVSYKYCSPSFRSFIASLDSVSIPSRWEIAIEDPKWKDAMLDEMKALEKNKTWELVNLPPGKHPVGCKWVFTVKHTPEGKVDRYKARLVAKGYTQTYGIDYEETFAPVAKMNSVRTLISCAVNLDWDIYQMDVKNAFLHGDLQEEVYMHIPPGFESSQTNGKVLRLRRSLYGLKQSPRAWFDRFRQAMLKRGYHQSNADHTLFYQHVNDKVSILIVYVDDIVITGDDSQEITNLKKYLAQEFDVKDLGYLRYFLGIEVSRGSKGIFLSQRKYVLDLIKETGMHGSRPAATPIEQNHRLSCDIGASVDRGRYQRLVGRLIYLSHTRPDIAYAVGVVSQFMHDPKVIHMEAVNRILRYLKGSPGKGLLYTKQGDLHVECYTDADWAGSLEDRRSTSGYCTYVGGNLVSWRSKKQSVVARSTAEAEFRSMAHGICELLWLKILLTELKLYKCKPLMLYCDNKAAIDIANNPIQHDRTKHVEIDRHFIKEKLDRGVICLPYVTSASQVADVLTKGLPEKLFNIFCSKMGLYDVFAPS; this is encoded by the exons ATGACAGATTCAAACAAAGACAACTCAGGTGATTCGAGTATGGACAGAATATATGAAATCTTCAATAAATTAttggagcagcagcaacaagtcAAGGTATTTCCTGTAAAGTATGCACTTGAGTCCAATCCTGTAAGATTATCTGGTCCTGGCAATTATGTTAGTTGGAGGCGTCATGCTCAATTAATTCTGAGCTCTCATGGTTATGAATACTTGCTTGCTGACAATGAAGAGAATCTGAAGAGCAGCGATACTTCTGCTAGACAGATTAATGATAGAATTTTGGTGTGGTTATTGGGAAGTATGGAACCCATTGTGCGCCAGCAGGTTGAAATCATAACAACTGTATTCGAGGTATGGGCTGCATTAGAGAACCAGTTTGCTGGCAAATCAAACAAGATGCAGGCCACTCGCATTATGGAGGAACTCGCTCACCTAAAGCAAGGTACACAATCTGTAACTGAGTATGCTGGTGAGGTGAAACGTTTATATAGAGATCTACATTATTATCACCCTTTCCAGCCTGTTGATAAGAATGATTTAGCCATCCATCATAAATGGTTTGAGTCTCTTGTGGCCAAGCTCTTTCTTGATGGACTAAACCAGGAATTTGATCTTCGACGTCAACTTCTTTTCGCTCAACCAATGTGGCCCAGCCTTGATGATATCATCTCTAGTGTCCTTGAGGAAGAGACACGGTTGGGTCATTGTAAGGAAGATGACCTAAAAGGTGGGGATGATAATGCAGCTCTATCTATGCGACCTCGTTATGTTGCAAGGCCCTTTGGGAAATCCGACAACAGTAAACTCTATTGTGATCATTGCAGAAGGAAAGGGCATACAGAGGATGCATGTTTTGAACTGTATGGTTTTCCATCTTGGTGGAATAAAGGGAGACAGTGGTCAGGGGGAGTTCAGGCAGCAAGTAAACGGCAAGCAAACCATGTCACATCTGTGCAGGACTCACTAGTGGCAGATTCAAGAGATATCGAAGATTTCAATTCCAAGGGCCGTCTCTTTGAAGGTGCTTCCTACTCCAAGGGTCCCTATAAGGCTGAATCCACTCTCTTGGACACTTCCTCTCAAGGTAAAGAATATCATCATGCACGTACTACCACATCACAATCAAAGCCCTGGATTATTGACACAGGAGCTACAAATCATATGACAGGAGCTTCTGACTTGTTTACTACATATACTCCTTGTTCAGGTAAGGACAAGGTACGTGTAGCTGATGGATCTATGGCACCTATAGTAGGACGTGGATCCGTTAGATGCACCAAGACGTTGTCCTTATCTCCTGTACTACACGTCCCTAAATTTCCAGTCAACCTATTATCTGTTAGCTCTCTTAATAAATCTCGTCATTGTAGAAGTTGGTTTGATCCTACTTGTTGTGCTTTTCAAGATTTAGGAACTGGGAGAGTTTTGGGGACTGGGACCGAGCACGATGGCCTCTATTACCTTGATAATGAAAGTGATGAAGTTGCCCTCACATCTTGTTTGTCTCTTG GTGGCTCTTTAATTCATAACAATGCTCAAAGTCAGGGGGAGGAGAAAGAAGATGATAGTGACTCCTGCCAGGGAGATACAGGAGATGCGACAAGGACTTTATCACATCCATTGCAAGGTGTAGAGTCTCCCATGCATGAGGACCCAGGTTTTGATGCCAACTCTCCTAGTTCTGTATCTCCTACTAGCACTACAGGACAGGGCGATAACCAACCAACTAATCATACCCCTGAAGATGTCCCTCAAAATAATTTGCCTATTGCCTTGAGAAAGCCAACTAGAACCCGAAATACTCCAGGACACCTCAAAGACTTTGTTGGGTATAAGCATGATATAGCTAAGTTTGTCTCCTACAAGTATTGTAGTCCATCCTTCCGAAGCTTCATTGCCTCTTTAGACTCGGTTTCCATACCATCACGCTGGGAAATAGCCATAGAGGACCCAAAATGGAAGGATGCCATGCTTGATGAGATGAAAGCTTTGGAAAAGAATAAAACCTGGGAGCTCGTGAATCTACCTCCAGGTAAGCatcctgtaggatgtaaatgggtttTCACCGTTAAACATACTCCAGAGGGAAAGGTGGATAGATATAAAGCGCGTCTAGTAGCCAAGGGTTACACACAAACCTATGGGATTGACTACGAAGAAACCTTTGCACCTGTGGCAAAGATGAATTCAGTCAGGACTCTTATATCATGTGCTGTTAATCTTGATTGGGATATTTACCAAATGGATGTAAAAAATGCCTTCCTTCATGGAGACCTCCAAGAGGAAGTATACATGCATATTCCTCCCGGTTTTGAATCAAGTCAAACTAATGGAAAGGTGTTGCGTCTACGTCGGTCATTATATGGCTTGAAACAATCACCACGGGCTTGGTTCGATCGATTCAGGCAAGCAATGTTGAAGAGGGGCTATCATCAAAGCAATGCCGACCATACACTATTCTACCAACATGTGAATGACAAGGTATCAATACTGATAGTGTATGTTGATGACATTGTGATTACAGGTGATGACTCGCAGGAGATCACAAATCTGAAGAAATACCTTGCACAAGAGTTTGACGTGAAAGACTTGGGCTACTTAAGGTATTTTCTTGGTATAGAAGTTTCACGTGGATCAAAGGGCATATTCTTGTCACAAAGGAAATATGTCCTAGATTTAATTAAGGAAACTGGTATGCACGGTTCACGGCCTGCAGCTACACCGATTGAGCAAAATCATCGGTTAAGTTGTGATATTGGGGCTTCGGTTGATAGGGGACGCTACCAAAGGCTAGTAGGAAGGCTAATTTATCTTTCACATACACGTCCAGATATAGCTTATGCTGTCGGTGTCGTGAGTCAATTTATGCATGATCCAAAAGTAATACATATGGAAGCTGTCAATAGAATTCTGCGGTACTTGAAGGGAAGCCCAGGAAAAGGTCTCCTAtatacaaaacaaggagatttacATGTTGAATGTTATACTGACGCTGACTGGGCAGGTTCACTCGAAGACCGGAGATCAACTTCTGGCTATTGCACTTATGTTGGAGGGAATCTTGTCTCATGGCGTAGCAAGAAGCAGAGTGTAGTAGCTCGATCAACCGCGGAAGCTGAATTCAGATCCATGGCCCACGGTATATGTGAACTGTTATGGCTAAAGATCCTTCTAACAGAATTGAAGTTGTATAAATGTAAGCCCCTGATGCTCTATTGTGATAATAAAGCTGCTATCGACATTGCTAATAATCCTATTCAGCATGATAGAACAAAACATGTTGAAATTGATAGACACTTCATCAAAGAAAAGCTAGATAGAGGAGTAATATGTTTACCATATGTTACATCAGCTAGTCAAGTGGCAGATGTGCTTACAAAAGGATTACCTGAAAAGTTATTTAATATATTTTGTAGCAAGATGGGTCTATATGATGTATTTGccccatcttga